The proteins below come from a single Salvelinus fontinalis isolate EN_2023a chromosome 1, ASM2944872v1, whole genome shotgun sequence genomic window:
- the LOC129860508 gene encoding E3 ubiquitin-protein ligase TRIM8-like has product MLLSSPCSSTPSFRNVIRIGCVTGRVMLEEQRDQPEGGVFVACLSAAPKMASNMATSDLSETWRNCFEEELICPICLHVFSEPIQLPCKHNFCRGCISEAWAKDSSLVRCPECNHAYSQKPALEKNHKLSNIVDKFNALSVEKAASPVLQCILCRRGPPLPAVKVCLRCSAPCCQSHVQTHLQQPCSALGHLLVEAEAVKAWTCPQHDEYRLYHCEAEQTAVCQYCCFTRCHPSHGHGVTDVELRRNDIRQNLLRQQERVEERVQDIDEQLCKLDSDKCVVEDRVCELKEEVRVQYQRMQHFLEEDLSRTLEVLERARSRFCQENAGQVLALGEQRHEAQKLLSSVHTAFGKAEELGFMKNTKPVKILMERSQACVGSALPPYKVGSLNSKLFLSELSKREKSLRKTLEAPLAPPSSFLQSVQAYPSGLGSGAEKRKHSSVFPESNGSAGKTSASGFKDSSSKQPYLGPNSAPGEGQSSNQQPLVPCGPSHMNENGGSGSGSLTNHHSGSVFGPSHFPPAGGSSSHTSQQAVLPQYGGRKILVCTMDNCYCSGVPSVSGHRGHPPYPRSGSFPWVSTQDYPPPPGLASGAPAMQGLAVRDWIDAQQTHRHTDFYGLYGQPSTKHYVTS; this is encoded by the exons ATGCTCCTCTCCAGTCCTTGCTCATCAACGCCTTCCTTTAGAAACGTGATACGCATAGGTTGTGTGACAGGTCGCGTGATGCTAGAGGAGCAACGGGACCAGCCGGAAGGAGGG GTCTTCGTCGCGTGTCTGTCCGCCGCTCCCAAAATGGCCTCCAACATGGCGACCTCCGACCTGTCCGAGACATGGAGGAACTGTTTCGAAGAGGAGCTGATCTGCCCCATCTGCCTGCACGTCTTCTCCGAGCCTATCCAGCTGCCCTGCAAGCACAACTTCTGCCGGGGCTGCATCTCCGAAGCCTGGGCTAAAGACTCCTCACTGGTCCGCTGCCCTGAGTGCAACCACGCCTACAGTCAGAAGCCTGCTCTGGAGAAGAACCACAAGCTGTCCAACATCGTGGACAAGTTCAACGCGTTGTCTGTAGAGAAGGCCGCCTCGCCGGTGCTGCAGTGTATTCTGTGCCGCCGTGGCCCCCCGCTCCCGGCTGTCAAGGTTTGCCTGCGCTGTAGCGCCCCCTGTTGCCAGAGCCACGTCCAGACACACCTGCAGCAGCCCTGCTCCGCCCTGGGACACCTGCTGGTGGAGGCTGAGGCAGTCAAGGCCTGGACGTGTCCTCAGCACGACGAGTACAGATTGTACCACTGTGAGGCAGAACAGACAGCCGTGTGTCAATACTGCTGCTTCACACGATGCCATCCCAGTCACGGACACGGAGTCACTGACGTGGAGCTACGCCGCAACGATATACGG CAAAATCTATTGCGGcagcaggagagggtggaggagagagttcAGGACATCGATGAGCAGCTCTGTAAACTCGACTCTGACAAGTGTGTGGTGGAG GATAGAGTGTGTGAGCTAAAAGAGGAGGTGCGTGTGCAGTACCAGCGGATGCAGCACTTCTTGGAAGAAGACCTGTCCCGAACACTGGAGGTTCTAGAGCGGGCGCGTTCTAGGTTCTGCCAGGAGAACGCGGGCCAGGTTCTAGCTCTGGGAGAACAGAGACACGAGGCCCAGAAGCTGCTCAGCTCGGTCCACACGGCCTTCGGCAAGGCTGAGGAGCTGGGCTTCATGAAGAATACTAAACCTGTCAAGATCCTCATGGAGAG GTCTCAAGCGTGCGTGGGAAGTGCGCTCCCTCCCTACAAGGTGGGCAGTCTCAACTCTAAGTTGTTCCTGTCAGAACTCTCCAAGAGAGAGAAGAGCCTACGGAAAACACTGGAAG ccCCCCTAGCCCCTCCCTCCTCGTTCCTCCAGTCCGTCCAGGCGTATCCCAGCGGCCTTGGCTCCGGGGCAGAGAAACGCAAACACTCCTCTGTGTTCCCAGAAAGCAACGGAAGCGCCGGGAAAACATCTGCTTCCGGGTTCAAGGACTCATCATCCAAGCAGCCCTACCTAGGCCCAAACTCTGCCCCTGGGGAGGGCCAATCCTCTAATCAGCAGCCTCTGGTTCCCTGTGGCCCCTCCCACATGAACGAAAATGGCGGAAGTGGAAGTGGCTCTCTAACAAATCACCATTCAGGGTCTGTGTTTGGTCCCTCCCACTTTCCCCCTGCTGGCGGTAGCTCCTCCCATACTTCTCAGCAGGCAGTGCTCCCCCAGTATGGTGGGCGTAAGATCCTGGTGTGTACCATGGATAATTGCTACTGCTCTGGGGTACCCTCTGTGTCAGGCCACCGCGGCCACCCTCCCTACCCACGTTCAGGCTCCTTTCCCTGGGTAAGCACCCAGGACTACCCCCCTCCCCCTGGCCTGGCCTCTGGAGCTCCAGCCATGCAAGGGCTGGCTGTCAGAGACTGGATAGATGCACAGcagacgcacagacacacagacttcTATGGCCTGTATGGGCAGCCCTCCACCAAGCACTATGTCACCAGTTAA